The Leifsonia williamsii genome includes a region encoding these proteins:
- a CDS encoding RNA polymerase sigma factor, with product MRADTRIERAYRDDAPRILGAVARTTGDLLLAEEAVQEAFARALAEAARGREPANPAAWITTVARRVALDALRRERTAVRAAPALAAEAARDADVRHAAARAAETTGGSEVFTGDERLQLILLVAHPDLAPAARVALALRFVCGVPTGRIADAFLVSEPTMAARLTRAKKRIHDSGIRFRLDDPGAVVERMPDALTTIHLLYSCAHTAVGDDARTDDRLRADAIELARDAHRVAPGSESAGLLGLLLLTEARQPTRFTVDGDFATLREADRSRWDAALIAEGERYATVGLAGDGRFGLQAGIAGLHAIAPTWAATDWPAIVRLYDGLVRLWPSPAARLGRIVALGHSPDAGPEAALGELAADPGLGGGALAQQVHAARAELLRLAGRPADAAVELRLAVDTARDDRTERSLRRLLTALD from the coding sequence GTGAGGGCGGACACCCGGATCGAGCGCGCGTACCGCGACGACGCCCCGCGCATCCTGGGCGCGGTGGCGCGGACGACGGGCGACCTCCTGCTCGCCGAGGAGGCGGTGCAGGAGGCGTTCGCGCGCGCCCTCGCGGAAGCGGCGCGCGGCCGCGAGCCGGCCAACCCGGCCGCCTGGATCACGACGGTGGCGCGGCGGGTCGCGCTGGATGCGCTCCGGCGAGAGCGGACGGCCGTGCGCGCGGCGCCCGCCTTGGCCGCAGAGGCGGCCCGAGACGCCGACGTCCGTCATGCTGCGGCGCGCGCCGCCGAGACGACCGGAGGGAGCGAGGTGTTCACCGGCGACGAACGGCTGCAGCTGATCCTCCTGGTCGCCCACCCCGACCTCGCTCCCGCGGCGCGGGTGGCGCTCGCCCTGCGCTTCGTGTGCGGAGTTCCCACCGGGCGGATCGCCGACGCCTTCCTCGTGTCCGAACCCACGATGGCCGCCCGGCTGACGCGGGCGAAGAAGCGCATCCACGACTCCGGCATCCGCTTCCGCCTCGACGATCCGGGGGCGGTCGTCGAGCGGATGCCGGACGCGCTCACCACGATCCACCTGCTCTACTCCTGTGCGCACACCGCGGTGGGCGACGACGCGCGGACGGACGACCGCCTGCGTGCGGACGCCATCGAGCTGGCGCGGGACGCCCACCGCGTGGCGCCGGGTTCCGAGAGCGCCGGCCTCCTGGGGCTCCTGCTGCTGACGGAGGCGCGTCAGCCCACCCGGTTCACGGTGGACGGCGACTTCGCGACGCTGCGCGAGGCGGACCGGTCGCGCTGGGACGCCGCGCTGATCGCCGAGGGGGAGCGCTACGCGACGGTCGGGCTGGCGGGCGACGGCCGGTTCGGCCTGCAGGCCGGGATCGCCGGACTGCACGCCATCGCGCCGACCTGGGCCGCCACGGACTGGCCGGCGATCGTGCGGCTGTACGACGGGCTGGTGCGGCTCTGGCCGAGTCCGGCTGCGCGGCTCGGCCGGATCGTCGCGCTCGGCCACAGCCCCGACGCCGGACCGGAAGCCGCGCTCGGCGAGCTCGCCGCGGATCCCGGACTCGGCGGGGGTGCGCTGGCGCAGCAGGTCCACGCGGCACGCGCCGAGCTCCTGCGCCTCGCGGGCCGGCCCGCCGACGCCGCCGTCGAGCTGCGTCTCGCGGTCGACACCGCGCGGGACGACCGGACCGAGCGTTCCCTTCGTCGGCTGCTGACCGCGCTCGACTGA
- a CDS encoding copper homeostasis protein CutC yields MPRSVAVEIAAQDVAGVRVALAKGADRVELCAALGLGGLTPSAGLVAAAVEAAAAAGRADYVHVLVRPRGGGFLYDGDEVATTVRDIRFARDSGAAGVVVGALDERGRVDLPAVERFVAAADGISVTFHRALDIVADQRAAIETLIGAGVTRVLTSGGATRSLDGVPALRALAAGAGGRIQIMAGGGVRVEDVPALVAAGVDAVHLSARDTVHGAPSGPGGGSADYDITDPVMVGQAVAAVAAASR; encoded by the coding sequence ATGCCCCGATCCGTCGCCGTCGAGATCGCGGCGCAGGACGTCGCGGGCGTCCGCGTCGCGCTGGCGAAGGGCGCCGACCGCGTCGAGCTGTGCGCGGCGCTCGGGCTCGGTGGGCTCACGCCGTCGGCGGGCCTCGTGGCGGCTGCGGTGGAGGCGGCTGCCGCTGCCGGGCGCGCGGACTACGTCCACGTGCTGGTGCGGCCGCGCGGCGGCGGCTTCCTGTACGACGGCGACGAGGTCGCTACCACGGTGCGCGACATCCGCTTCGCCCGCGACTCCGGCGCCGCGGGCGTGGTCGTCGGAGCCCTCGACGAGCGCGGCCGGGTGGACCTTCCCGCCGTCGAGCGCTTCGTGGCGGCGGCGGACGGCATCTCCGTGACCTTCCACCGGGCGCTCGACATCGTCGCCGACCAGCGCGCCGCGATCGAGACGCTCATCGGGGCCGGCGTGACGCGCGTGCTCACCTCGGGAGGCGCCACCCGCAGTCTCGACGGCGTCCCCGCGCTCCGCGCTCTGGCTGCGGGCGCAGGCGGACGCATCCAGATCATGGCCGGCGGGGGAGTGCGCGTCGAGGACGTCCCCGCGCTCGTCGCCGCGGGCGTGGATGCGGTGCACCTGTCCGCGCGCGACACCGTGCACGGCGCCCCCAGCGGTCCGGGCGGCGGCTCCGCCGATTACGACATCACCGACCCGGTTATGGTCGGCCAGGCGGTCGCCGCGGTCGCGGCCGCGTCGCGCTGA
- a CDS encoding 3-isopropylmalate dehydrogenase has protein sequence MPQNAQTVRLAVIPGDGIGPEVIAEAVKVLEAVTRDSGLAFAPTHFSLGADRYLATGDVLTDDDLDAIKGHDAILLGAVGGVPGDPRLVGANIERGLLLKLRFSLDHYVNLRPTTLFPGIASPLANPGEVDFVVVREGTEGPYVGNGGAIRQGTPHEIANEVSVNTAYGVERVVRYAFEQAEQRRKRLTLVHKTNVLTFAGGLWKRIVDAVAAEHPEVAVDYLHVDAATIFLVTDPARFDVIVTDNLFGDILTDLAAAISGGIGLAASGNINPSGEFPSMFEPVHGSAPDIAGQQKADPTAAILSVALLLRHLGARELAERVESAVTADLAARTGATRTTAEIGDAIAARVAQNQ, from the coding sequence ATGCCTCAGAACGCGCAGACCGTCCGACTCGCCGTCATCCCCGGCGATGGCATCGGCCCCGAGGTCATCGCCGAAGCGGTCAAGGTGCTGGAGGCGGTCACGCGCGACAGCGGCCTGGCGTTCGCGCCGACGCACTTCTCGCTCGGCGCCGACCGCTACCTGGCGACCGGCGACGTGCTGACCGACGACGACCTCGACGCCATCAAGGGGCACGACGCCATCCTGCTCGGCGCGGTCGGCGGCGTCCCCGGAGATCCGCGGCTGGTCGGGGCGAACATCGAGCGCGGGCTGCTGCTGAAGCTGCGGTTCTCGCTCGACCACTACGTGAACCTCCGCCCCACGACGCTGTTCCCCGGCATCGCGAGCCCGCTCGCGAACCCCGGAGAGGTCGACTTCGTCGTCGTGCGCGAGGGCACGGAGGGCCCGTACGTCGGCAACGGCGGCGCCATCCGCCAGGGCACCCCGCACGAGATCGCCAACGAGGTCTCGGTCAACACCGCCTACGGGGTGGAGCGGGTGGTGCGGTACGCGTTCGAGCAGGCCGAGCAGCGCCGCAAGAGGCTCACGCTCGTGCACAAGACCAACGTGCTGACCTTCGCCGGCGGGCTCTGGAAGCGGATCGTGGACGCGGTCGCCGCCGAGCACCCGGAGGTGGCGGTCGACTACCTCCACGTCGACGCGGCGACGATCTTCCTCGTCACCGACCCTGCTAGATTTGATGTGATCGTCACGGACAACCTCTTCGGCGACATCCTCACCGACCTCGCGGCCGCGATCAGCGGCGGCATCGGACTGGCCGCTTCGGGCAACATCAACCCCTCGGGCGAGTTCCCCAGCATGTTCGAGCCGGTTCACGGATCGGCCCCCGACATCGCCGGCCAGCAGAAGGCCGACCCCACCGCCGCGATCCTGTCCGTCGCGCTCCTGCTCCGCCACCTCGGCGCCCGGGAGCTCGCCGAGCGGGTCGAGTCCGCGGTGACCGCCGACCTGGCCGCCCGTACGGGCGCGACGCGCACGACCGCCGAGATCGGCGACGCGATCGCCGCCCGGGTGGCGCAGAATCAGTAG
- a CDS encoding branched-chain amino acid aminotransferase, whose amino-acid sequence MNASTSINLTSGPTETSGLLWNVSRNEAARDAAERAAILADPGFGNHFTDHMVDLCWSAKGGWHRPRVSPYGPIQLDPAAAVLHYAQEIFEGLKAYRHEDGSIWTFRPEANAARMQRSAYRLALPELPVEHFLDSLKQLVAVDGDWVPSAPETSLYLRPFMFAKEAFLGVRPANKVAYYLIASPAGAYFPSGVAPVSIWLSDHWSRAGQGGTGAAKTGGNYASSLLPQAEAYEHGCAQVLFLDSVEGKYLEELGGMNVVLVYKDGTLVTPDSPSILEGITLDSVLQLARDRGHTVERRRVTIDEWRDGVESGDIVEVFACGTAAVITPIGELKSDTFTVGDITAPPGELTMSLREELTGIQYGRVRDRHNWMYRLDA is encoded by the coding sequence ATGAACGCCTCCACCAGCATCAACCTCACCAGCGGCCCGACCGAGACCAGCGGACTGCTCTGGAACGTCAGCCGCAACGAGGCGGCGCGCGACGCCGCCGAGCGGGCGGCGATCCTGGCCGACCCCGGGTTCGGCAACCACTTCACCGACCACATGGTCGACCTGTGCTGGTCGGCGAAGGGAGGCTGGCACCGGCCGCGCGTCTCGCCGTACGGCCCCATCCAGCTCGACCCGGCCGCCGCCGTGCTGCACTACGCGCAGGAGATCTTCGAGGGCCTCAAGGCGTACCGCCACGAGGACGGCTCGATCTGGACCTTCCGTCCGGAGGCGAACGCGGCCCGCATGCAGCGCTCGGCCTATCGTCTCGCCCTGCCGGAGCTCCCGGTCGAGCACTTCCTCGACTCGCTCAAGCAGCTCGTCGCGGTGGACGGCGACTGGGTGCCGTCGGCGCCCGAGACCAGCCTCTACCTCCGGCCCTTCATGTTCGCCAAGGAGGCGTTCCTCGGCGTGCGCCCGGCCAACAAGGTCGCGTACTACCTGATCGCGAGCCCGGCGGGCGCGTACTTCCCGAGCGGGGTGGCCCCCGTCTCCATCTGGCTCTCCGACCACTGGTCGCGCGCCGGCCAGGGCGGCACCGGAGCGGCGAAGACGGGCGGCAACTACGCCTCCAGCCTCCTTCCGCAGGCGGAGGCTTACGAGCACGGCTGCGCGCAGGTGCTGTTCCTCGACTCGGTCGAGGGCAAGTACCTCGAGGAGCTCGGGGGCATGAACGTCGTGCTCGTCTACAAGGACGGCACCCTGGTCACCCCTGACTCGCCGAGCATCCTCGAGGGCATCACCCTCGACTCGGTGCTGCAGCTGGCGCGCGACCGCGGCCACACGGTCGAGCGCCGCCGCGTGACCATCGACGAGTGGCGCGACGGCGTCGAGTCGGGCGACATCGTCGAGGTGTTCGCTTGCGGCACCGCCGCGGTCATCACGCCCATCGGCGAGCTGAAGTCCGACACCTTCACCGTCGGCGACATCACCGCGCCTCCCGGGGAGCTGACGATGTCGCTGCGCGAGGAGCTGACCGGCATCCAGTACGGCCGCGTGCGCGACCGTCACAACTGGATGTACCGCCTCGACGCCTGA
- the ilvC gene encoding ketol-acid reductoisomerase: MAEIYYDNDADLSIIQNKKVAVIGYGSQGHAHAQNLRDSGVEVVIGLKEGSKSKPKAEEAGFRVLSAAEAAKWADVIVILAPDQVQRHLYAEDIQGNLEEGNALVFGHGFNIRFGYIEAPEGVDVIMVAPKGPGHTVRREYEAGRGVPVIVAVEKDATGNAWPLVLSYAKGIGGLRAGGIKTTFTEETETDLFGEQAVLCGGVSQLVQYGFETLTEAGYQPQVAYFEVLHELKLIVDLMWEGGIAKQRWSVSDTAEYGDYVSGPRVIDPHVKENMKAVLSDIQDGTFAKRFIADQDAGAPEFLALRKKGEQHPIEATGRELRKLFAWNASNDDDYVDGEVAR; encoded by the coding sequence GTGGCTGAGATCTACTACGACAACGACGCCGACCTCTCGATCATCCAGAACAAGAAGGTCGCCGTCATCGGCTACGGCTCGCAGGGCCACGCGCACGCGCAGAACCTCCGCGACTCGGGCGTCGAGGTCGTCATCGGCCTCAAGGAGGGCTCGAAGTCGAAGCCGAAGGCCGAGGAGGCGGGCTTCCGCGTCCTCTCCGCCGCCGAGGCCGCGAAGTGGGCCGACGTGATCGTCATCCTCGCGCCGGACCAGGTGCAGCGTCACCTCTACGCCGAGGACATCCAGGGCAACCTGGAGGAGGGCAACGCCCTCGTCTTCGGTCACGGCTTCAACATCCGCTTCGGCTACATCGAGGCCCCCGAGGGCGTCGACGTGATCATGGTCGCCCCCAAGGGCCCCGGTCACACCGTGCGCCGCGAGTATGAGGCCGGCCGTGGCGTCCCCGTGATCGTCGCCGTCGAGAAGGACGCCACCGGCAACGCGTGGCCGCTCGTCCTCTCGTACGCGAAGGGCATCGGCGGCCTCCGCGCCGGCGGCATCAAGACCACCTTCACCGAGGAGACCGAGACCGACCTGTTCGGCGAGCAGGCCGTGCTCTGCGGCGGCGTCTCGCAGCTCGTCCAGTACGGCTTCGAGACCCTGACCGAGGCCGGCTACCAGCCGCAGGTCGCCTACTTCGAGGTGCTGCACGAGCTCAAGCTCATCGTCGACCTCATGTGGGAGGGCGGCATCGCCAAGCAGCGCTGGAGCGTCTCCGACACGGCCGAGTACGGCGACTACGTCTCGGGCCCGCGCGTCATCGACCCGCACGTCAAGGAGAACATGAAGGCGGTGCTCTCCGACATCCAGGACGGCACCTTCGCCAAGCGCTTCATCGCCGACCAGGACGCCGGCGCGCCGGAGTTCCTCGCCCTCCGCAAGAAGGGCGAGCAGCACCCGATCGAGGCCACCGGCCGCGAGCTGCGCAAGCTGTTCGCCTGGAACGCCTCGAACGACGACGACTACGTCGACGGCGAGGTCGCCCGCTGA
- the serA gene encoding phosphoglycerate dehydrogenase: protein MTKPVVLIAEELSPATVDALGPDFEIRNVDGTDRPALLSAVADADAILVRSATKVDAEVIGAAKQLKVVARAGVGLDNVDIKTATTAGVMVVNAPTSNIISAAELTVGHILSLARHIPAAHSALAQGQWKRSKYTGVELYEKTIGIIGLGRIGALIAARLQAFGTNVIAYDPYVTSARAQQLGVQLVTLDELLAQADFITIHMPKTPETTGMISDDQLALMKPTAFIVNVARGGLIDEDALYRALTTHSIAGAGLDVFVTEPPVDSPLLALENVIVTPHLGASTDEAQEKAGVSVAKSVRLALSGELVPDAVNVAGGVIDPYVRPGIPLVEKLGQVFSGLAHSPLTSVDVEVRGELVDYDVSVLKLAALKGIFTNIVSETVSYVNAPLLAEQRGIEVRLITDSVSEEYRNLITLRGALSDGSQISVSGTLTGPKQIEKIVGINGYDVEVPVAEHLVVMVYDDRPGIVAVYGREFGESQINIAGMQIARTSAGGKALSVLTVDSRVPEGLLEKVRVAIDADLMQEIDITEA, encoded by the coding sequence GTGACAAAGCCGGTCGTCCTGATCGCCGAAGAACTCTCGCCCGCCACCGTCGACGCCCTCGGGCCCGACTTCGAGATCCGGAACGTGGACGGCACCGACCGGCCGGCGCTGCTCTCCGCCGTCGCCGACGCGGACGCCATCCTGGTGCGCTCCGCCACCAAGGTCGACGCCGAGGTCATCGGCGCCGCCAAGCAGCTCAAGGTCGTCGCCCGCGCGGGCGTCGGACTCGACAACGTCGATATCAAGACCGCGACCACCGCGGGCGTCATGGTCGTCAACGCCCCGACCTCCAACATCATCTCGGCGGCGGAGCTCACCGTCGGCCACATCCTGAGCCTCGCCCGCCACATCCCCGCCGCCCACAGCGCGCTCGCCCAGGGGCAGTGGAAGCGCTCGAAGTACACCGGCGTCGAGCTCTACGAGAAGACCATCGGCATCATCGGCCTCGGCCGCATCGGCGCGCTCATCGCCGCCCGCCTCCAGGCCTTCGGCACGAACGTCATCGCGTACGACCCCTACGTCACGTCGGCGCGTGCGCAGCAGCTCGGCGTCCAGCTCGTCACCCTCGACGAGCTGCTGGCGCAGGCCGACTTCATCACCATCCACATGCCGAAGACGCCGGAGACCACCGGCATGATCAGCGACGACCAGCTCGCGCTGATGAAGCCCACCGCCTTCATCGTCAACGTGGCCCGCGGCGGCCTGATCGACGAGGACGCGCTGTACCGCGCGCTCACGACGCACAGCATCGCGGGAGCCGGCCTCGACGTGTTCGTCACCGAGCCTCCCGTCGACTCGCCGCTGCTCGCGCTCGAGAACGTCATCGTCACCCCGCACCTCGGCGCCTCCACCGACGAGGCGCAGGAGAAGGCGGGCGTCTCGGTCGCGAAGTCCGTGCGGCTCGCGCTCTCCGGCGAGCTCGTGCCGGACGCGGTCAACGTCGCCGGCGGCGTCATCGACCCGTACGTGCGCCCGGGCATCCCGCTCGTTGAGAAGCTCGGCCAGGTGTTCTCGGGCCTCGCGCACAGCCCGCTCACCAGTGTCGACGTGGAGGTGCGCGGCGAGCTCGTCGACTACGACGTCAGCGTGCTCAAGCTCGCGGCGCTCAAGGGCATCTTCACCAACATCGTCAGCGAGACCGTGTCGTACGTGAACGCGCCGCTCCTCGCCGAGCAGCGTGGGATCGAGGTGCGCCTGATCACCGACTCGGTGAGCGAGGAGTACCGCAACCTGATCACGCTGCGCGGCGCGCTGAGCGACGGCTCGCAGATCTCGGTCTCCGGCACCCTCACCGGCCCGAAGCAGATCGAGAAGATCGTCGGCATCAACGGCTACGACGTGGAGGTGCCGGTCGCCGAGCACCTGGTCGTCATGGTCTACGACGACCGCCCCGGCATCGTCGCGGTCTACGGCCGCGAGTTCGGGGAGTCCCAGATCAACATCGCGGGCATGCAGATCGCCCGCACCTCGGCCGGCGGCAAGGCGCTCAGCGTGCTGACCGTCGACTCCCGCGTGCCGGAGGGCCTGCTCGAGAAGGTACGCGTCGCGATCGACGCCGACCTCATGCAGGAGATCGACATCACGGAGGCCTGA
- a CDS encoding TetR/AcrR family transcriptional regulator — protein sequence MPASPSSTAHSPAQRPARDRILDAFAELLGEQSERAATLDAVAARAGVSKGGLLYHFASKDALVDGLLERLRASVADDVERMRTAPDGPVDYFIRTSIATATPESQEFERSIVAVARLAQGADERARDALAAMQHDWLGVLEEAVGDPVVARTIMLLGDGIYYNTALLPSGSGVLSEPADLERLLELVHRLAARD from the coding sequence ATGCCCGCCAGCCCCTCCTCCACGGCGCACTCCCCCGCGCAGCGCCCTGCGCGCGACCGCATCCTCGACGCGTTCGCGGAGCTGCTCGGCGAGCAGAGCGAGCGGGCGGCGACCCTCGACGCCGTTGCGGCGCGCGCCGGCGTCTCCAAGGGCGGCCTGCTCTACCACTTCGCCTCGAAGGACGCACTGGTCGACGGCCTGCTGGAGCGGCTGCGCGCGAGCGTGGCCGACGACGTCGAGCGGATGCGAACGGCCCCGGACGGGCCGGTCGACTACTTCATCCGCACCTCCATCGCGACCGCGACACCGGAGTCGCAGGAGTTCGAGCGCTCGATCGTCGCCGTGGCGCGACTCGCGCAGGGCGCCGACGAGCGTGCGCGCGACGCCCTCGCCGCCATGCAGCACGACTGGCTCGGCGTGCTGGAGGAGGCGGTCGGAGACCCGGTCGTCGCCCGCACGATCATGCTGCTCGGCGACGGGATCTACTACAACACCGCCCTCCTGCCCTCCGGCAGCGGCGTGCTCAGCGAACCGGCCGACCTGGAGCGGCTGCTGGAGCTGGTCCACCGCCTCGCAGCCCGAGACTGA
- a CDS encoding DoxX family protein: MPALETVQLTVRIALAAAFVAMGVLHFAPGPSRAMAAMIPPALRGWRMLSPRALVAITGVCELAGGVGLLIPATREAAAVCLALFLIAVFPANAYAARFPDRFGIFATPVVPRAVLQVVLVALCVFCALPV, from the coding sequence GTGCCCGCGCTCGAGACCGTCCAGCTGACCGTCCGCATCGCGCTCGCAGCGGCCTTCGTCGCGATGGGGGTGCTGCACTTCGCGCCGGGGCCGTCGCGCGCGATGGCGGCGATGATCCCGCCCGCGTTGCGTGGGTGGAGGATGCTGTCGCCGCGGGCGCTCGTCGCGATCACGGGTGTCTGCGAGCTGGCGGGAGGCGTCGGGCTGCTGATCCCCGCCACCCGGGAGGCCGCGGCGGTGTGCCTCGCGCTGTTCCTGATCGCGGTCTTCCCGGCGAACGCGTACGCGGCCCGGTTCCCCGACCGGTTCGGGATCTTCGCGACGCCCGTCGTGCCGCGGGCTGTTCTGCAGGTGGTGCTGGTCGCGCTCTGCGTCTTCTGCGCACTGCCGGTGTAG
- the ilvN gene encoding acetolactate synthase small subunit codes for MSTHVLSLLVEDKPGLLTRVAGLFARRGFNIHSLAVGTSEVDGLSRITVVVDVEELPLEQVTKQLNKLINVIKIVELDPAQSVQREHLLIKVRVDNSTRSQVLEAVNLFRARVVDVATDALVIEVTGDSGKTQALLKVLEPYGIKEMAQSGLLAIGRGSKSITERVFKN; via the coding sequence ATGAGCACGCATGTTCTGAGCCTCCTCGTGGAGGACAAGCCGGGTCTGCTGACGCGCGTGGCGGGGCTGTTCGCCCGCCGCGGCTTCAACATCCACTCGCTGGCGGTGGGCACGAGCGAGGTCGACGGCCTCTCGCGCATCACCGTCGTGGTCGACGTCGAGGAGCTCCCGCTCGAGCAGGTCACCAAGCAGCTCAACAAGCTGATCAACGTGATCAAGATCGTCGAGCTCGACCCCGCCCAGTCGGTGCAGCGCGAGCACCTGCTGATCAAGGTGCGCGTCGACAACTCCACCCGCTCCCAGGTGCTGGAGGCGGTCAACCTGTTCCGCGCCCGGGTCGTCGACGTGGCGACCGACGCGCTCGTGATCGAGGTCACCGGCGACAGCGGCAAGACCCAGGCGCTGCTCAAGGTGCTCGAGCCGTACGGCATCAAGGAGATGGCCCAGTCCGGGCTGCTCGCGATCGGCCGCGGCTCGAAGTCCATCACCGAGCGCGTCTTCAAGAACTGA
- a CDS encoding YciI family protein: MSDEYILLIREPEWSPDTMTPEEWSAGMAGHKAFQEAVAAAGERIVASSALQAADRATRIAPGADGAPVYTDGPFGETREVITGFYSFTAESPAKARELAALVPTGGWVELYPVLVLDRVE, encoded by the coding sequence ATGTCCGACGAGTACATCCTGCTGATCCGGGAGCCAGAGTGGAGCCCGGACACCATGACGCCCGAGGAGTGGAGCGCCGGCATGGCAGGGCACAAGGCCTTCCAGGAGGCGGTGGCCGCGGCCGGAGAGCGGATCGTGGCCAGCAGCGCGCTGCAGGCCGCCGACCGCGCGACGCGCATCGCACCGGGTGCCGACGGCGCACCGGTCTACACCGACGGTCCCTTCGGAGAGACCCGCGAGGTGATCACCGGCTTCTACAGCTTCACCGCCGAGAGCCCGGCGAAGGCGCGCGAGCTGGCCGCGCTCGTGCCGACGGGGGGCTGGGTCGAGCTGTACCCGGTACTGGTGCTCGACCGGGTCGAATGA
- a CDS encoding MFS transporter, whose product MTTTASLPAVTSPRAGARGWAALAVLMLPTLLVSVDNTVLSFALPSISEALAPSATGMLWIVDVYPLVLAGLLVAMGSLGDRIGRRRLLLIGATGFAAVSVAAAFAPTAELLIGARAVLGFFGAMLMPSTLSLLRSTFLDRDQRRLAVAIWASGFAAGSALGPIVGGVLLEHFPWGSVFLLAVPVLVPLLVLAPLLVAESRDPHPGPVDPISILLSLVTMAPIVYGIKSLAVDGVSALAVVAIVVGVVAGVLFVRRQLRRPVPMLDVRLFRVPAFSGAVIINLLSVVSLVGFLFFVSQHLQLVIGLTPLQSGLVLLPGLVTMIVAGLVVVPIARRVRPGIVIASGLTLSALGYLLIALTGGAVSWGLLLAAFVLLGAGIGAAETVSNELVLATAPAAKAGAASAVSETAYELGAVLGTATLGTIITASYRASIVVPEGLTAAQAHAARETLGGATTVAGSLPPNLADELLASARAAFDSGVGVTAAIGIALVGAAGVLALVALRRIRA is encoded by the coding sequence ATGACCACCACCGCCTCCCTGCCTGCCGTCACGAGCCCCCGCGCGGGCGCACGCGGCTGGGCGGCCCTCGCGGTGCTCATGCTGCCGACCCTGCTCGTCTCGGTCGACAACACGGTGCTCAGCTTCGCCCTCCCGTCGATCTCCGAGGCGCTCGCGCCCAGCGCGACCGGCATGCTCTGGATCGTCGACGTCTACCCGCTCGTGCTCGCCGGTCTCCTCGTCGCCATGGGCAGTCTCGGCGACCGCATCGGCCGTCGCCGTCTGCTGCTGATCGGCGCCACCGGCTTCGCCGCGGTCTCCGTCGCCGCCGCCTTCGCTCCGACGGCGGAGCTGCTGATCGGCGCCCGCGCGGTGCTCGGCTTCTTCGGCGCCATGCTGATGCCGTCGACGCTGTCGTTGCTGCGCAGCACCTTCCTCGACCGCGACCAGCGCCGTCTCGCCGTCGCCATCTGGGCGTCCGGCTTCGCGGCGGGCTCGGCCCTCGGCCCGATCGTGGGCGGCGTGCTCCTGGAGCACTTCCCGTGGGGGTCGGTGTTCCTCCTCGCCGTGCCGGTGCTCGTGCCGCTGCTCGTGCTCGCGCCGCTGCTGGTGGCGGAGTCCCGCGACCCGCACCCGGGCCCGGTCGACCCGATCAGCATCCTGTTGTCGCTCGTGACGATGGCGCCCATCGTCTACGGCATCAAGTCGCTCGCGGTCGACGGCGTCTCCGCACTCGCGGTGGTGGCGATCGTCGTCGGCGTCGTCGCTGGCGTGCTGTTCGTGCGGCGCCAGTTGCGGCGACCGGTGCCGATGCTGGATGTGCGGCTCTTCCGCGTGCCCGCGTTCAGCGGCGCCGTGATCATCAACCTGCTGAGTGTCGTCTCGCTGGTCGGCTTCCTGTTCTTCGTGTCGCAGCACCTCCAGCTCGTCATCGGCCTGACGCCGCTGCAGTCGGGACTCGTGCTGCTGCCGGGGCTGGTGACGATGATCGTCGCCGGGCTGGTGGTCGTGCCGATCGCGCGCCGGGTCCGGCCCGGCATCGTGATCGCGAGCGGCCTGACGCTGTCGGCGCTCGGCTACCTGCTGATCGCGCTGACCGGGGGAGCGGTGTCGTGGGGCCTCCTGCTCGCCGCGTTCGTGCTGCTCGGCGCCGGCATCGGCGCGGCGGAGACGGTCTCGAACGAACTCGTGCTCGCCACGGCCCCCGCTGCCAAGGCGGGAGCGGCCTCCGCGGTCTCGGAGACGGCGTACGAGCTCGGCGCCGTGCTCGGGACGGCGACGCTCGGCACGATCATCACCGCCTCCTACCGCGCGTCGATCGTGGTGCCGGAGGGGCTGACAGCCGCGCAGGCCCATGCGGCCCGCGAGACGCTCGGCGGTGCGACGACGGTCGCGGGAAGCCTCCCGCCGAACCTCGCCGATGAGCTGCTCGCCTCGGCGAGGGCCGCGTTCGACAGCGGCGTCGGGGTGACCGCTGCGATCGGGATCGCGCTCGTGGGGGCGGCCGGGGTGCTGGCGCTGGTCGCGCTGCGGCGCATCCGCGCCTGA